The Hydra vulgaris chromosome 14, alternate assembly HydraT2T_AEP genome includes the window AGATTTTGAAAGGtacaagtaaaatttttttgttttctttgcttTTGTTACATATGATACATTTGGATACACATGAACtatggaaaaatattttctataaattgttttacagAGCCGGAACCAgctttttttggtctttgagatagctaacttccagacatggagcaaacaccaaacaaatatatatttatacttatgtcaaataaggatgctttgcaaaaaattgcgatgattggggGCTGGGAGCAAAAAAGCCccaaattttgtgaaattttccaaaatttataaccccctcaaattgaagggggtttaaactttatatggtcacaATTTTtgaaagctaaaatattttacaatgaaatttaaaatttatcgatgaatattaTTCTAGTTAAAAacagtacaaaaatatttcatcaacttgtcgctctcacgtttggggcaggagGGGGGGGGGCACAAAATTTggagcttttttgttcccagcctccaatcatcgcaattttttgcaaagcatccttatttgacataagtataaagatataaatatttggagtttgctccatgtctggaagttagctatctcaaagaccaaaaaaagcTGGTCCTGACTCTGTTTTATCTAGCAGACCAATAAAAACCAAGATATTAGTTTTcagattaaaaaatgttttttttttccctaagGGTTAACTGTTATGAATGTATGCAACATAAGTTTTTGTCCTTAGATTCTAAATGTTGTATATCAATTTCTTGCATCTAAGGACTGCAAGAAAACAAATCGAGCACAAACTGTAACTTTAAGactgcagcaaaaaaaaaaaaaattttatcgaGACAGAATAAgataaacttcatatttttgtttatttgctcTAATCAGGAAAAAAACAATGGTAAAAAAACGTTCAGAAAAAAGCTTTAGAAagctttatattttctaaacttaCGTTGTACACTCGTTATGTTGTACACTCGTAATGTTGTACACTCGTAAATCTGTCTTGCAGCTCTTTCATGAAGATTCCTCTTATGAAAAGTGAGAGTAAGCAGCTCTGGGCTGTGTGGTACTGGGACCTTTTATCCTGAAAGAAAATCTGAATAAACAATTTATGGTGCACTTGGGCTTGAGCAAAGTTGTTTGGAATTAACAAGTTATCATGATTTGACCTTTACATaacgctaaaaaaattataacgcaataaaaagcaagaaataaaaaagaataaatcatttttaagtgttaaaactactaaaaaaacaTCTTGAGTAAATGAGAAAAATCCATTCTGCGACAACCTTAATCAAGAAAAGAATATCAACACTAACAGACTGCTTttggaattaaattttgtaatgcaGAAAGATTAATCAAAACAAAGCAATTATCAGTTTGCTAATTATGACAACTTTAAATGCTATTGTACGGTAACTAGTTTCTTAGCACTGGAACTTGATGGAGCAACTGATGAAGATAGAGATTTTATTTAGAAGGCAtcaattccattttttttaatttgtcgagataaactctttttacttgacaaaaacaacaacaaaaagcaaataagtatcaaaatttttgagttaacattttttatatattaagtaaagtTTGTAATTTCTACCAATACAGTTTGGACCGGGAATAACAAGAACAGTTTTTTCCTAATGACTTTAAGCTATTATCCCACATTTACTACTTAAAAAACAAGTCCAGAATAGCTtctaaaacaagtaaaaaccCGTTGCTATGAGGTTGTTAAGTAGTTTTGTATCGCGGCCCAAAAAGGACAAAACTtaagcttattaaaaaaattcagtcaaagatttttttaaaatgtcaacaTAACCAATCAATCTTtcgtaaaattaaaaattgaaaaatatatataattttttgatatagcTGTTAATAATGCTTGAAATGAATTTTGGTCAAACTATTAGGTCAAGCTCACTGTTTGATAACAGGTTGGTTTTCACTTTATAGCAATAagagaaacacaaaaaaaatcctGTCACATACGGAGCAGAGTTGACTATGAATAATTTACAAACAGTGTACTCTCATATGAATGGGATATTTGAGGGATCCtcaccaaataaaaaaagttttcaacccctgatttatgcaattttttgttatacttgACTCTATTAGAAATAATTGGCTTTCACTGTGAAATAGGATTATATCTAAAGTTAAAGTGAAGAGGATTGGAACATTAACGGATATAAACTTTGTACTGTacataaattaagaaaaatatataacaccATCATCGCAATTGATTCATTCATGTGGAGGGGGAGGGAGGATTTATTGAATGTTAACGTAATTTTATCGGCGAGTTTTGACAAGTTGTTGATAAGTGTAAGGGAAGAGTTAAAAATAGCCAAAaaatgttgacgtaattaatggacagctcCTAAGactaatatgtttattattttttaattatatgtaattattatttaattatgtttatttaaattttaatttatgctgcttattttttaacaaatagtttttaacaaaatctacTCCCACCTCAGGCCCGTAACCAGAGTTTTTTTCAGGAGAATGATAAATTTTTGACTGTGGCCCACTgtttaagcaaattttaaaggtcattttttaaaaatttctcaactctataactccgaaacacgaacctcgacgaacaaggccgctgggtggagaaacaagttgagcgcggtactaccagggacgtggtggggatcgaacttggaacctctcgcttatgaagcgagcgctttaccactacaccactaccgctaTAATTTTAGCTTAAAGGAATATATCGTCGCTGCAAAACTAGACTATCATAAGTCCATTTTTGCCGTTCTGAGAAAAAGGCATTTAAAGTTGCAAATTTATCAATGCGTTTGACCTTTTGAATCcttttttgaatgattttagTCTATTCATAGCaaattctattatattttataaaataacaaaaaaaaaaaaaatttaaatttatgcaatttaaaaagtaaaattggcTTAAGATAGTCTTAAAAGGAtcttaaatatagaaaatttcacaaattatatatcttaagtccataaattttataattaattaattattaaacttttatttcattagGTTATTTAATTAGCgctaataatcaaattttttttaaaataatcatttagtGATGGAATCATCAACAAActtgaaaaacactttaaaaaaatataacaaaaggtGATACAAGTAACAAAGCTTTCATTTTGTAATGTCTAACTTTACTCAATTTTCTAAATGGTAGAAACCGGCTCTGCACAATTTCTTTTGGTTGTTTGATGACTTGTTTTGTAATAACATTTGGGTTGTTAATTTGGTTTTATCTTTGGCATTTCATCATCATCAGCATCCTTCATACAACTGGCTCGAATCTTAAGATTTTGGTAGAAATGATGATGCTGTTTTGGAATATAATCCTTTATTTTCAGTGCACTAATACCTCTTGGAGCAAGATACttctgcttttttaattttatatctgCTGCTGGTTTTGTGCGACCGGTCGTATTTGAtcgaaaaatacaacttttatcTTCTTCTTCATAAATGTATTTGAAGTAAAGAAGATCCggatattcttttaaaactattagctGTACAATACTGGCCacataactttttttggtttagaTTTCTTTGCACCTTTTGATTTGGTcgaatttgacattttaaagcATTTGTTTGCTAATACTGCAGAGTATGctggaaataatttttcatttttaaaattgattatgtCATCATGATTAAACACAGTTAACACacaggtgtttttttttaaagcttgttCAATTGTTGTTTCCCATTGCATAGGTGTATAGGTTGTTCAATTTcgattttgtttttcaattattgaGTAAGCTCATCATTTTCACTCTGACTTTGTCCAGGTACAAAGAATGTAAGCTCAATTAAATCTAATTTGAATAAATTCAACGCATCTGATAACATTATGTTTATCATTCTATTTTGATTTTGGCCCCCACATCGAtcacagaaaagaaaaaattgtgtTGCTCCTTCTTTGCTTTCAGATTCAATAAACTTAAATACGGCTGTACTCACTTCACAGCTAGCTTTTTCCCCTTCATTCTCATTCCAAAAATACGAATATGTCTTTGAAGAATCAAGTTTTGTAACAGTGAGGTTATGATTTTGCAGACGCCTGGAAGAATAAAAAGCTCCAGTTGTACCATAAGGTGATAAAAGAACTTGCTCTAAATCAAAAGCTGCCGTTACAATCAACGATGTTTTTATTGcgtctttctttctttcttctttATAAACTCGAGTAAGTTTTTTGTCGCTAACATGTTTGTTATACTTTTGATAATCTTCATcattcttttctatttttttttgtgaaatttttacagGTTCCACACTGATCTTTCTTAAGTTTTTGGAATTTCAAATGAAATCTACGTTTAAAAACTCTCTGATAGAACTTGTATCCTTCGATAACAAGATTTTTCTCACTGCAATACTTTATGAAGAGTCTATGCATTTCCTTAACTGAAAGCTCCTGAGGAAGAAACTGTGATTTTTCTGTGTGTCTCACGTAGTGGGATTCAACCACTCGAAACGTTTGAATATGATTGATGACATTCTTTCCCGTTCAATTGctatttttctttgatttttgtgGCAACCtcttaaatctttttaacaCTTCCTGTACCAGTTCTTTTTGCCATCGCTGTTTTTACTTTCTGCTGTGATATCCCTAAAGTTTCAAGAAACATGGTTGCGCAGATATGCATTTCAAGAGCATTGTTTTCTTGACATGGAAAGCTGTATGCAAATGTTcggtttctattttttttcttttccacgGATTTCCTTTTCCTTCTTCGTTTTGGTTCTTTCTCTGTTAACCTTGCCCCAATGTATTGGCGCCTTAAATCAATACACTTCATTGACCAATATGAGGTAAACAATTCTTTACGATATTGCTCTGTAAAATTTTCTGCACACTGAAACAAGCATTTCTTGTCACATCCTATTCGCATTTTCTTACCCTCAACCACTACTTCCTTTCCTTTATTTGGACCAGTCTTTTGTACATGAGAAAATCTCTGACCTGTGTTCACCTTAAATTTTCGAATGTTTTTAATCCATCGTGATGGGTCCTTCTTCTTTTTTGGGGTTGTATCACATAGGGTTGGGATAAGTTCTTCAGTGCCAGATTTTTCAAGTTcaacaagtttaaattttttacattattaggTTCCAAAGTATTGCTGCACCAATATCagttttatcaaaatcaaattttgggtatttattaaagttttcattacTTTTGTTATAAAGAATCTTCCAAAACCTTTAGGTATCATCTCTCGGTGGACAGAATCACTCCCTAAAAATAATGTgatcatttaaaataactttcaataGCACACACAAGtagcacatatatatatatatatatatatatatatatatatatatatatatatatatatatatatatatatatatatatatatatatatatatatatatatatatatacatatatatatatatatatatatatatatatatatatatatatatatatatatatatatatattctcatGCAAGCGATggaattaatttataaattaattccAACGTCCCATGACATCAAGATAAAACATCTTACATTCCGTAGTAACTACAAAAGTTCCACTGAAAATACGATTTCCATTATATGTCAGGTAGACATCTTCGCCCTTGTCTAAGCcttgtttcaaaattttcattggTACGAAACAAAGGTCATAGGCCAAATTGGAACGTTTACTGCATCCTATAAAACATAATGAAGTTATCTCATTGTAATAatctatattaattttttttttactactaattattttagagagaaaattttttgcaaagcataaaTTATGTCTTTTAATTAATTACCTGCTACCGTAATTATTtactacaagttaataaattaatgtaaactgtaaaatatatttaactaactttttatttaactaaccTAAAATGTCGCTTTTAACTATTAGCGTATTTGAAACTACCAAACTATTATCTTCGTCAACATGATCAGTTACTTGTTGCAACAATCACAGATgtcatattaaaatattttaactaacagcataagacatgtaaaattgaaaataaaatttttacattaattttctCACAATTTCATGTCTTCTAATAAGTTATTCTAAATAAGTCCTTTAGATTTTATACTTATAGAGTTTAAGAGTTCATTGCGATACAATAGTTATTACTTGCGGTGATTTTTAGCATTCTGAATAATATTCAGAGTGTTATAAATAACTGTTTAATAACTATCATTGCCAAATGATAATTATTAAACAGTTAGTTATATCACTCTGAATATTATTTAGAAGGCTAAAACTCACTGcaagtaataattattttaccacAATAAGCTAACTTTGAAACTCTAGTAAGAAACTTACTAAACTCAGTAGAACTCTAATAGAAACttactaaatattattacatGGTCATAACAAgtttaactcattttttatacaataatttacTTGAAAGATAGTATAAGCTTCAAAATAATTTACGATAACACTTTAAAAATACCATATAAATACACATAAGATAATCTTGCTTGAGTCTATATGGCCTTAAGATAGTTTTTCATgtctctttaaatatttttttcggaCAAAAGGTATTTGAATTTTGCTCATTGTGGCCTAACTTTAATCATTTTTGGTTCCATACATTGTGAGATGATTTTTATGCACTAAAAGAGTACTTCTAGccaaaaaagtcattttagcCAAAAATGGACTTAAGACAGTTTTGCTTTGCAGTGACGATAAATGTAAGTAAAATTTTGCCTGCAACTTAGTCTCTAGACTCACGAAGAAACCACATAGTTCACTGTAGCGTTACTAGTGATATAAGACTTTGGGAGTTCAAACTCCCAAACGCTTTTACGTTTGACGTTTGACTTCAGCAATCCACTCATGCAGCCATTCGGCATATTCATTATTATGGCCACATCAATTCTCTGAAATGGCTacgcaaaatattattagaaacgGATAAACTGAACAAAATTTTTCACAACCATctaaattttgaattgtttttcgTTTTGGTACACCAGGTTAAGAAGTTCTGTTCGCTTTgcactattttttattgattttgtaaacttCTTCATTATATCTATCACATTACTTATTTCAAGTATTTTGCAAGAATGACTAATAACCAAATTCAGTCAATGAAAAGCGCTCAGAAATTGGGTTTGTACACCTGATAACCAACCTACCATCGATGCTGTACCATCGTATTTCTGGCCTCTcatattttcaatattcaaattaaaatcatgtaaagtttgcttaattttagtaaaaatatctttggcTCTCACACGCTCCAACTTTACAAATGCCACAAACTCCTCGCGTATCCCAAGTTTCTTATCAAAAAATCCTAGTACAAGGGATAGTTGCTATGTGCGGTGAGAACTATTTGCATCTGCAAGAACAGAAATGGTTTggcttcttttatttcttttattttagaagCTTGTATCATACCTTTTCCTAAAATCGAGATCATCTcaaatttgaacctttgctgAAATATAACGAGCATTTTTCAGTTTTTGACTTAACAAATACTGTTGCAATTCACGGCCAGAATCTCTCATTAAATTAAGCAGTGAAAGAAAGTTACCAACATTTTCAAGTTTATCTACATTTTCAAGTGTACGACGCAAAGGTATATCTTGTTTTCCACAATAAATAACGGCTTtcattatacattttaaaaatcgtgTTTTGCTTGCATTTAATTCGTTTAGCAAGTTCTCTACTTAGTTAAATGTCAACtctaaaagaaacattttcaaGTGTTGATTGGATAGTATAATATTTGTCCAAACAACGTTTGTGATAAACTCCAACTTTGTGACaatctaatttttctttaagtttattcTAATTATTAAAGGGTTTGTTAATAAAAGATCCCTTatcatctttttcttttaaaaacaaagcacATTAGTCACAAAACTAACCTTGCTGTACAACAGAATAGCATGCCCATTTAACATTTGCCCATccatttgattaaaatttttttgaaaaatctgtTGGTATAATATGTTTTGTgatgtattaaattttaatttcaggcaacatctttattatattttactcaATAGTCCTTATGGTCATAGTAGACGTAATGACATTTCCAATGTCAAAAAAATGAGCGTTCTCAATACCGACATCATTTCCGAACGTTCTTCAACTATTTGAATGTTGTTTTGTTGATGATTACTGGTTGCAATAAAAGATGTAGACGATAATTTGATTGACTTTTTTTCCCGTGAAGTTTGTGAAAACTGCCTGAATTTTCCGCGAAAAGTCTGAGGATATATCATATTTAAATGACGTTGACatttgtcataaaaaattacactggtcaacaaaagaaaagtttttttttttgttgagcaAACAatccatttttcaaatataaagaaATCAAGATTGCGAAAGCTCTCAAAAAATTGCAAGACACCTGAAAGTGACTTGTAGCAATATACTATTAGATATCATTCTAATAATAAgaaaacctatttttaaaatatttaaatattcaactCACGGTGCATAGTAACATGCTCTAAGACCTTGTAACATATccccagaatttttttttgtttatcatgagAAGACTTATCCTTattccaaaaatgtaaaaaacaactttttttactgGAGGCCTGGGGAGAAATCATGTATTATATTCGAGTGCCCAGTAATATTGTTGTATATtgctgtaataatttttttaaattaatattagggATTTAACCCTGTCCTAAAAATTTGAACCCAAATATCTTAACAACTTGACgtgataatgaaaaaattgcatatttgaaatcaaaatgagaaatgctCTATGAAAAATGTATTGTTTGCTTACCAACAACGAAAAAATTGTTGACCTGTGTTACTTGTAATTGTTCTTGTACGAGTTCTATTGAAGACCTGCTCATGTTTTCAATTGCGTCTGAGCATGTCACTCAGTTACCTATTTTGAACAACAATATTACTGGGCACTCAAATATAATACATGATTTCTCACAAGGCCTCcggtaaaaaaagttgttttttgcattttggaATAAGGATAAGTCTTctcatgataaacaaaaaaaaattctggggATATGTTACAAGGTCTTAGAGCATGTTACTATGCACCGTGagatgaatatttaaatattttaaaaataggttttcTTATTATTAGAATGATATTTAATAGTATATTGCTACAAGTCACTTTCTGGtgtcttttcaattttttgagcGCTTTCGcaatcttgatttttttatatttgagcgtattaagaaaaacaaaatatttgtatagacattttttacatttagtaaactttcaaaaaattttctttatatgaTTCAACCCTTCAGCTTTTACATTTGTTtctgtttctaattttattgaAGTAGAAGagattgttttaattaaatttatattagtagCTTGTTATACATTTAACAattaaagacaataaaaaagcgttgtttttttacatgtgttttgataaaatcttaaatatacatttatctgttaaaaattaaatactataataaaaattacatgaaataaaactatactcaaaatatatatatatatattacatatgtacatataaaaatttgttgagtactacacttttataagttttttaatgtaatatggTAGAGTGTAACCAAAAGCAAGAAAGTcgtctttatatatattgtataacttTCTAATTTCTGAAGTCTTTAAACTCAAAAATTGCTTTTTCATTTCGGTTGTTGAAATTGGCTTATAACGATCTCTTGAATTGGAGggaaatataaacttttgagaTATACCAGTGTTTTGAAGTATCGCGTTAGCGTCTTCAAATAATGTTTCCATTTTGCCCAAGTATTTGTACTTGAATTGACACGGAGAGCAAAGCTGTGTCATAGGACGCCAATGTTTATCAAAAGGTTTTCCAGATATAACATACTTAATAAATTCTTGAAATGTAACACCCTCTCCCTTCATATACTGTTCTTCTTTAAGGTCTTTCCTATATAATCGAAGAATCTTTGAGCCGTAACTCTTTTGATAATGCGTTGTGTAAGGATCCCGAAATTTATTTCTGTACGCTGACAAAAGTCTTTCAAATGGATGACGACTTATTAAAAATGAGTAAAAGTTTTTCTGACGAAAATCCTTTTGTGCATCATCCAGGCTTGTAAAATTATCATAATGGAGCTTATGAACCTGAAACGAAAATAAACAACATGTATATCATAATAATAACACCAGTGTTATGATTTATTCGACTTTAATAACTTACTGCGTTTTTTTCAACAGccattatttgatttaaatccatttttccATCAAATAGCTGAAACATTCTTTTCCAAGTTGTACAAGCAGCCTTAGGTATGTAGCAGTAAAGAAGACTTTCTGTGTCTGAGTAAATCATGTGATCGTCCattattttacttgaaaaattagatttacAAAATTCGAGCATTACTGTCTGTCTTTTTTCTTGTTGATCAAAAAGTCCTGTTGAATAAACATTTTGCTAAAAGAATagattaaaattacttttaccaatgttattaaataaattagagtactagaataaataaataaattgtttaagtaaatataactttaagaTTTCTCGTATTAATGCTGCAACTTTGTACTAAACCCACTTAAATGTTTTCTGTAGTTACATAACTtttagtttacaaaatgaagattttcataaatattattattattataataattaattattagtattttggctttttatatgaaaaagcttttaacatttattttaccTCGTCATGTCTAACTGAAGACAACATTTTTATTCCAAAGTGATTGTTTTTACCTCTTATAAACATGagatttcttttgaaaataataaattatgtatatatatatatatatatatatatatatatatatatatatatatatatatatatatatatatatatatgtatgcatgtatggaGGCAAATTagatatgtgtgtgtgtgtgtgtgtgtgtgtgtgtgtgtgtgtgtgtgtgtgtgtgtgtgtgtgtgtgtgtgtgtgtgtgtgtgtgtgtgtgtgtg containing:
- the LOC124805882 gene encoding carbohydrate sulfotransferase 11 isoform X2, which codes for MEYKMILIMYIFCSSKSIIYGSGNQTAKARKNNHFGIKMLSSVRHDEQNVYSTGLFDQQEKRQTVMLEFCKSNFSSKIMDDHMIYSDTESLLYCYIPKAACTTWKRMFQLFDGKMDLNQIMAVEKNAVHKLHYDNFTSLDDAQKDFRQKNFYSFLISRHPFERLLSAYRNKFRDPYTTHYQKSYGSKILRLYRKDLKEEQYMKGEGVTFQEFIKYVISGKPFDKHWRPMTQLCSPCQFKYKYLGKMETLFEDANAILQNTGISQKFIFPSNSRDRYKPISTTEMKKQFLSLKTSEIRKLYNIYKDDFLAFGYTLPYYIKKLIKV